In Silene latifolia isolate original U9 population chromosome X, ASM4854445v1, whole genome shotgun sequence, the following proteins share a genomic window:
- the LOC141617951 gene encoding trehalose-phosphate phosphatase A-like codes for MDHNTSILPDPVPINMSRLSIHSSLLTYSPQPQQTIFAPGLLLLIPRKKTGVLDDIRAASWVDAMKASSPPPKKLSIDANKDQESSDVDVAYQTWMLNYPSALTSFEQITHFAKGKRLALFLDYDGTLSPIVDNPDLAFMSKDMRSAVKEVAQHFPTAIISGRSRDKVYEFVGLTELYYAGSHGMDIMSPVKGSAFNGHPNCIKLTDKQGKEAVLFQPASEFLPMIDEVFTSLVESTEDIKGATVENNKFCVSVHYRNVDENDWRTVAQRVHDILKEYPRLRLSHGRKVLEVRPVIDWNKGKAVEFLLDSLGLSDCDDVLPIYVGDDRTDEDAFKVLREGNRGYGIFVSAVPKESHAFFSLKDPSEVMKFLEALVTWKSSSLKIN; via the exons ATGGACCATAATACATCCATCCTTCCTGACCCTGTGCCCATTAACATGTCAAGATTGAGTATACACTCGAGTCTGTTGACGTATTCTCCTCAACCCCAGCAAACCATCTTTGCTCCCGGTCTCTTGTTATTAATCCCTAGGAAGAAAACCGGAGTATTAGATGATATCCGTGCTGCTTCCTGGGTGGATGCTATGAAAGCTTCGTCTCCGCCACCTAAGAAGTTGTCTATTGATGCTAATAAAGATCAAGAATCTTCAGATGTGGATGTAGCTTATCAAACATGGATG CTCAATTATCCATCGGCACTGACCTCATTTGAGCAAATCACACATTTTGCCAAGGGCAAAAGACTGGCTTTGTTTTTGGACTATGACGGAACGCTTTCACCCATTGTAGATAACCCTGACTTGGCTTTCATGTCTAAGGAT ATGCGTTCTGCTGTGAAAGAGGTAGCCCAGCATTTTCCGACAGCAATAATTAGCGGAAGAAGCCGTGATAAG GTTTATGAATTTGTAGGACTGACTGAACTCTATTATGCCGGTAGTCACGGGATGGACATTATGAGTCCTGTTAAAGGTTCTGCCTTTAATGGGCACCCTAATTGTATCAAGTTAACTGACAAGCAG GGTAAGGAAGCTGTACTCTTCCAGCCAGCTAGTGAATTCTTACCTATGATCGATGAGGTTTTTACATCACTTGTCGAGAGTACGGAAGACATTAAAGGCGCTACTGTGGAGAACAACAAGTTTTGCGTTTCTGTACATTATCGCAATGTAGACGAGAAT GATTGGAGGACAGTTGCTCAACGTGTACATGATATACTAAAAGAATACCCCCGTCTTCGATTGAGTCATGGCCGTAAGGTTTTAGAAGTGCGGCCTGTCATTGACTGGAACAAAGGAAAAGCTGTCGAGTTTCTCTTGGATTCCCTTG GCTTGAGCGATTGCGATGATGTACTTCCGATTTATGTTGGTGATGATCGTACGGATGAGGACGCATTTAAG GTCTTAAGAGAGGGAAATAGAGGGTATGGCATTTTTGTATCTGCTGTTCCAAAAGAAAGTCATGCTTTCTTCTCCTTGAAGGACCCATCCGAG GTTATGAAGTTTCTCGAGGCACTTGTTACATGGAAGTCGAGTTCACTCAAGATTAACTGA